The DNA sequence GTAGTGTTCAAATATATCCTTGTAATGTGTTAGAAAACATAATTTGATCATCCATGAATAATATGGGTTAAGTTTCATAATTTAATATAGGTACTTATTCAGTCCAAACCCTACAGGGATAACTGATttattcatatataaatataaatagttaAATACTAATACATGCAATATTAATATTGAGGAGTGAGTTCAGAGCTTGTCTTCATATTCAGAGAGAGGTGTGATCTGCTCCTTCAAGCCTTTTCTCTTACGAATATCAATAACAAGCTGAGAAGCTTGGGACCCAGGATCCAACGGATCGGAAGACATCATATCCCAATGATCAAACACGCACTGAGGGAATGCCTGACCGGAAGTGGCAGCTCTGAGAGTGCTCGAGAATCCAAAAGACTCAATCACCGGCaaataagctttgatattatacAACGGTGTTCCGGGTCTCTGCATTTCCTCGAACACATGGCCTCTCTTCTGGTTCAGCACACTGTATATCCCACCCAGTGCATGTTCAGGTGCTTGGATTTCAACAAGGTAAACCGGTTCCAGAAGCCTCGGTTTCGCGGTTAACTGCGACGCGTAGAATACTCTCCTTGCGGTTGGAATGATCTGGCCACCACCTCTGTGGATTGCGTCGGCGTGGAGAACCACATCACAGACTTCAAAGCAGATTCCTCTCATGTTTTCTTCGGCGAGTGCTCCTTCCTTTGAAGCCCATTGGAATCCAGCCACAATGGAGTCTTTGATTTCGTTCAGGTACTGAACACCCTTACACATGTCAACCACAATGTTAGGCCCAATGGTTTCCGGTCCGAAGCACCAGATTTTCTTGGCCAGATCCTTGTCCCATCCGAATTCTTCTGAGAGGATCTTAGACCGGTTTTTGGGGTCGTCTTTTGGACCGATTCGGCCCTCGTCGATGGCCTCCGCGAGACCTTCCTCCATTGGCCTTGCTTCCATGTAGAGACGGTTATGTTTGTTGGGTGACTTGCTCATCACGGTACGGCAAGAACGTTCTAGAACAGTCTCGCGGAACGACACCACAGGGTCGGATTTTATTATCTCAGCTCCTCCCATGAAATCTTCCTGCAAGTCCTTCAGACAGATCTCAAGATGGAGCTCGCCGGCGCCGGCGATGATGTGCTCCCCTGACTCCTCTATGGTGCACATTACCATGGGATCCGATTTCGATAACCGTTTTAGGCCTTCAACAAGTTTGGGAAGGTCTGAAGCTACCTTGCACTGCACGGCAACTCGCACCACCGGCGAAACGGAGAACTTCATGGCGCGAATCGGGTGTGCGTCGGCCTCCTTCTCGTTTGTCAAGGTTGCATTCTTGGTAATGAATTGGTCCAACCCAACCATGGCTACTGTGTTACCACATGGAACATCCTCAACAGTTTCCTGCTTCTTCCCCATCCAAATCACAGTTCTCTGCACATTCTTCACATACAAGTCTTTCTTCTGTCCCGGAACATAATTCGGACCCATGATTCTTACTTTCAAACCGGTCGAGACCTTGCCGGAGAACACTCGGCCGAAGGCGAAAAACCTTCCCTTATCAGAAGCAGGAATCATTTTGGATACATATAGCATCAACGGTCCATCAGGATCGCAGTTTCTGATGGCGGTTGCGTAAGGATCATCGAGAGGACCCTCATAGAGATTCTCCACACGGTACCTTTGTGCCTTTGAAGGGGAAGGAAGATGGAACACCATCATTTCAAGAAGTGCACTACTTGCTGGAAGCCAATTCTGCATTACACGCTTCATCAATTGTTTCCCCATGAGTTCTTTCTCTTCCGATTTCATGGTGACACCAAGCTTCTGCAGCATAGGCCAGAGCTTGTCCTTCTCATCATTCATACAAGTTGCGATCATCTGTTTGATTGGCTCATAACAAAACTGAACAAAACCTCGCTTACAAGTTGGAGAGCCTGTGTTCTTGGTTGTCCATTTCTTAGTTGCTGGATCAAAGAAATTCTCACCCCACAGCCTCTCCATCATCTTGGACTCATCAACTCCAAACTTAGAAGCATACATTTTAGCAAAGTTGGTCAGAGTGAACGCCCAGCCGTGTAAACCGGCGGAGAACGCCACGGTCCCTTTCTCCGGGTAGACCTGAACATCACCAAGAAGGGGATCTTCATATGTAGCCATGATAACATTAGCATTCTCAATAACCTTTTGGAATGTCTGGTATGCTTCTTCTCCCTCCACTTGAAGCTCAAGGAAGCATCTGTCATCAACTATTCAATTAATCTAACTGAATTCTAACCAATTCACAAACTGAAAGCTAATAATAAGAATCCTGCTAGGTATAATGTGTCCAACGAGCTATTTATTTAACTCGAtataagttaaaaaataaatattcagagtaaaatattattaatttctcAAATACGATACACTCATATTATCCAGAATAACCATTCAGGTATtaggataataaacatctgatATCCTACTGAATCGAACATTCCTAAATTCCCGTTGTACGTACAGATACTccattggctccctatactTTCTCATAATTGATACCTGTCCATCTTGTTAATGGTGAGAACAGGTCTGATCCTTTCGCCGAGGGCTTGCCGGAGAACAGTTTCGGTTTGGACACAGACACCTTCAATACAATCCACCACCACGAGTGCGCCGTCGGTGATGCGCAATGCGGCTGTAACCTCAGATGAGAAATCCACATGGCCAGGGGAATCAATGAGGTTGATGAGATACTCATTACCCTGCCTCTCTCCCTTGAAGTTCTTGAGAGCTTCATCAGTCATCTCATAATAGAGGGATATTCCGGTAGACTTGATTGTGATGCCGCGCTCTGCTTCGTCCTGCCGTGTGTCCGTCATCCGGACGTCCCCGGCGGCTTCCTTTGCAATGATACCAGCAGCAGCCACCAGAGAATCAGTGAGAGTGGATTTTCCTGCAACAGGGAACTATTAAACATCAACACAAGAATGTTATAGATTCACATTTGCAATTTGTTCTGCCACATCGATGCATACCGTGATCAACGTGTGCAATAACAGACATATTGCGAATGTTGTGCTTCAAGTTCATAATACGCCGAAGCTCTTCTGCTGTAAACTTCACCTGCAAAAATTAACAGAAATTCATAATTGTTGATAAAGATTCATCcaataaaaattcataaataacCTTAATTCATTAACTTACCATCTTGACTGAGTGTTATTTTCCACCGAAAGGACTTGAAATGATGTAAGACTGCCAGAGAAAAAATTGAGAAAGATTACAAGATCAATATAATCTTCTTGAATACAAGATACACCCTCATAAATAAGCAACAGAAAATAACTAGCTGCTAAATACAAACAAGGGGAAACATCTAAGCTTCTATATTGGCAGTGGTAGTAGTGCATGGATCTAGCAGCTTATGAAACtggaattaaaaaaaaaaacgagcTTATTATGCAGAGTAAAGAAcaaagaagaaaggaaaaatatGATCAGATTCTGGCACTATAAGCAACCATCGATTCATACATGAAACAGCAAGAGGAAACAACATATATATGAAGAAAAAGCAATAGATCATCAAAAAGCTGTGAAGACACTACAAACCTGGTTGCACGAAGATGATGGAAGACATGCtggataatatttttttcttaacaaacaaaaaaacaagaaacaacaaAAACGGTCATCAAATGTGTCAATAAGCAAGAAACTAGCATGTAATTAACATCTGACAACATGATTCATTGAAACATGAATTAGATGAAATTAAGAGTAACACAGAACAACTGTTGTGAAGTAAAAACGGACCTGGAAAGAGAGAAAGAGCGAGAAGTTACGTGCAGCCTCTTTACTTTTAATGTATGGTTGACTACTTGACTTATATAATGTGTTCGTTGATTAGTTCACTTAGTTGGATAGTGACTCAATTCTGATGAGTCATTAGCGCCAGAAGTTTCTGGTCTTGTTCAGTTATAACTTATAATAATAATGAGATTGGGCTTCACACTTTTCAAACCCTCTTTTACGACCAAAAAATAAGGTTGGCCCAAGAAAGATATTGTATCCATGCATTTGACATTGATATCGACATATTGATTTATTAAGCAGAAAGAGAAATTatgttttatttgaaaatagaaaaagtcTAAGAGCCAGCAATTTTATCAAATTCTAGCCAGCATGTAACCATAAAAAAAGAATGAGc is a window from the Arachis stenosperma cultivar V10309 chromosome 3, arast.V10309.gnm1.PFL2, whole genome shotgun sequence genome containing:
- the LOC130969186 gene encoding elongation factor 2-like; the protein is MVKFTAEELRRIMNLKHNIRNMSVIAHVDHGKSTLTDSLVAAAGIIAKEAAGDVRMTDTRQDEAERGITIKSTGISLYYEMTDEALKNFKGERQGNEYLINLIDSPGHVDFSSEVTAALRITDGALVVVDCIEGVCVQTETVLRQALGERIRPVLTINKMDRCFLELQVEGEEAYQTFQKVIENANVIMATYEDPLLGDVQVYPEKGTVAFSAGLHGWAFTLTNFAKMYASKFGVDESKMMERLWGENFFDPATKKWTTKNTGSPTCKRGFVQFCYEPIKQMIATCMNDEKDKLWPMLQKLGVTMKSEEKELMGKQLMKRVMQNWLPASSALLEMMVFHLPSPSKAQRYRVENLYEGPLDDPYATAIRNCDPDGPLMLYVSKMIPASDKGRFFAFGRVFSGKVSTGLKVRIMGPNYVPGQKKDLYVKNVQRTVIWMGKKQETVEDVPCGNTVAMVGLDQFITKNATLTNEKEADAHPIRAMKFSVSPVVRVAVQCKVASDLPKLVEGLKRLSKSDPMVMCTIEESGEHIIAGAGELHLEICLKDLQEDFMGGAEIIKSDPVVSFRETVLERSCRTVMSKSPNKHNRLYMEARPMEEGLAEAIDEGRIGPKDDPKNRSKILSEEFGWDKDLAKKIWCFGPETIGPNIVVDMCKGVQYLNEIKDSIVAGFQWASKEGALAEENMRGICFEVCDVVLHADAIHRGGGQIIPTARRVFYASQLTAKPRLLEPVYLVEIQAPEHALGGIYSVLNQKRGHVFEEMQRPGTPLYNIKAYLPVIESFGFSSTLRAATSGQAFPQCVFDHWDMMSSDPLDPGSQASQLVIDIRKRKGLKEQITPLSEYEDKL